One genomic region from Actinocatenispora thailandica encodes:
- a CDS encoding acyltransferase has protein sequence MRPDTGAAPVTVNPPERFALAARAPGAVRALYAARRTWYRLRYRRLTLGAGVQIRGRIRLRRGVRVTIGDRCRINKHVRFAGTGQITVGPDTLLNDSWIGCWSTVTVGARCLLSDCQIVDNDFHHVDPARRHDPPDASTRAPIRIGDNVWIGSNALVLKGVSIAADSVVGAACVVRTDVPARCVVIGNPQQVVKRFDV, from the coding sequence ATGAGGCCGGACACCGGTGCGGCACCGGTCACCGTCAACCCGCCCGAGCGGTTCGCCCTGGCGGCCCGCGCCCCGGGTGCGGTACGCGCGCTGTACGCCGCCCGCCGCACCTGGTACCGGCTGCGCTACCGGCGCCTGACCCTCGGCGCCGGGGTGCAGATCCGGGGCCGGATCCGGCTGCGCCGCGGGGTGCGCGTGACGATCGGCGACCGGTGCCGGATCAACAAGCACGTCCGCTTCGCCGGTACCGGGCAGATCACGGTCGGGCCGGACACGCTGCTCAACGACAGCTGGATCGGCTGCTGGAGCACGGTGACGGTGGGCGCGCGATGCCTGCTGTCCGACTGCCAGATCGTCGACAACGACTTCCACCACGTCGATCCGGCCCGCCGGCACGATCCGCCGGACGCCTCGACCAGGGCGCCGATCCGGATCGGCGACAACGTGTGGATCGGCAGCAACGCGCTGGTGCTCAAGGGCGTGTCGATCGCAGCCGACAGCGTCGTCGGCGCGGCGTGCGTGGTCCGCACCGACGTGCCGGCGCGCTGTGTGGTCATCGGAAACCCGCAACAGGTGGTCAAGAGGTTCGATGTCTGA
- a CDS encoding lipopolysaccharide biosynthesis protein: MPAGAPAGTDAPGGTGSRPGESVRRSARSGALGLAGAAVSGLFGFLLTVVVTRGFGTTGAGAFFALVGVVTVAGALCCLGADTGLIWALPRWRERGVRILTVALVPPLLASALLAAALAAAAGALAPRLLPDAGGSGVVLLRWVAAALPVAVLMTLLLAAVRAARPITHYVAVQFLLLPVSRPVLVGAVALAGAGLVAAAIGWLLPVALAALVCAAMLVPALRRPGDTGGGPDGTDWRRFWGFAAARAASAAIDAASMWVGVLLTAALAGQSEAGVFGAVGRYVLAGQLAMQGLRVAVAPQLSALLGAGRRADAAAVHRQTTTWVIVLSWPVYLLLAFFAPGFLRLFGSGFTAGAGALTVLAVAMLVNVGLGNVQTLLLMSGASRIHLAAAAAGLAVTVGGGVALIPRYGALGAALAWSGGIVVENVSAALAARRVVGEPLLSAALVRTALGVGAAVCAVGTAVSVPAGRGVPSLLVAVGLLALGAGGALAVPGVRRRLGRIVATLRPAGARPTSVSSNGEGR, translated from the coding sequence GTGCCGGCCGGTGCGCCGGCCGGTACGGATGCGCCGGGCGGCACCGGTTCCCGGCCGGGCGAGAGCGTCCGGCGCAGCGCGCGCAGCGGTGCGCTCGGCCTGGCCGGCGCGGCGGTGAGCGGGCTGTTCGGGTTCCTGCTGACCGTGGTGGTCACCCGCGGTTTCGGTACCACCGGCGCCGGGGCGTTCTTCGCGCTGGTCGGTGTCGTCACCGTGGCCGGCGCGCTGTGCTGCCTGGGCGCGGACACCGGGCTGATCTGGGCGCTGCCCCGGTGGCGCGAGCGCGGCGTCCGGATCCTGACCGTCGCGCTGGTCCCACCGCTGCTGGCGTCGGCGCTGCTGGCGGCGGCGCTCGCGGCGGCGGCGGGCGCGCTCGCGCCGCGGCTGCTGCCGGACGCCGGCGGTTCCGGCGTGGTACTGCTGCGCTGGGTGGCCGCCGCGCTGCCGGTCGCGGTACTGATGACGCTGCTGCTGGCCGCGGTCCGGGCGGCCCGGCCGATCACGCACTACGTCGCGGTCCAGTTCCTGCTGCTGCCGGTGAGCCGGCCGGTCCTGGTCGGCGCGGTCGCGCTGGCCGGCGCCGGACTCGTCGCCGCGGCGATCGGCTGGCTGCTGCCGGTCGCGCTCGCGGCACTGGTCTGCGCGGCGATGCTGGTACCGGCGCTGCGCCGCCCGGGTGACACCGGCGGCGGGCCGGACGGTACGGACTGGCGCCGGTTCTGGGGGTTCGCCGCCGCCCGCGCCGCGTCCGCGGCGATCGACGCGGCGAGCATGTGGGTCGGCGTGCTGCTCACCGCGGCGCTCGCCGGGCAGTCCGAGGCGGGCGTGTTCGGCGCGGTGGGCCGGTACGTGCTGGCCGGGCAGCTCGCCATGCAGGGGCTGCGGGTGGCGGTGGCGCCGCAGCTGTCCGCGCTGCTGGGCGCCGGGCGCCGGGCCGACGCCGCGGCGGTGCACCGGCAGACGACCACCTGGGTGATCGTGCTGTCCTGGCCGGTCTACCTGCTGCTGGCGTTCTTCGCGCCCGGCTTCCTGCGGCTGTTCGGGTCCGGGTTCACCGCCGGCGCGGGCGCGCTGACCGTGCTCGCGGTGGCGATGCTGGTCAACGTCGGGCTGGGCAACGTGCAGACGCTGCTGCTGATGAGCGGCGCGAGCCGGATCCACCTGGCGGCCGCGGCGGCCGGGCTGGCCGTCACGGTGGGCGGCGGCGTCGCGCTGATCCCGCGGTACGGGGCGCTGGGCGCGGCGCTCGCCTGGTCCGGCGGGATCGTGGTGGAGAACGTCTCAGCGGCGCTGGCCGCCCGCCGCGTGGTCGGTGAGCCGCTGCTGTCCGCCGCGCTGGTACGCACCGCGCTCGGCGTCGGCGCCGCGGTCTGCGCGGTCGGTACGGCCGTCTCGGTACCGGCCGGCCGCGGGGTGCCGTCGCTGCTGGTCGCGGTCGGACTGCTGGCGCTCGGTGCCGGCGGCGCGCTGGCGGTGCCGGGAGTTCGCCGCCGGCTCGGGCGGATCGTCGCGACGCTGCGCCCGGCCGGCGCGCGACCCACATCGGTGTCCAGCAACGGGGAAGGGCGGTAG
- a CDS encoding O-antigen ligase family protein: MSEYATPPGASSPPPAAFPPRRAALPAWPLVLMFGLVPVWWLAGAFYLLWPVFGLLLAGLLAARGGVRLPGWAPVWLLFCAIAALSLVEVARVTEAETALLRLAFYLTALVAGVYAYTLARERGTGVLWLPLMLFWASLVSLGWVGVLAPGLAFATPVERLLPHGLAAAPYVHDMVHASGAELRADGVSTLRPSAPFPYTNLWGSCFAILLPVALGCVASIRPGWPRRLLILSVPLALPPAFLTLNRGMFVSLGIGLVFVALRAVRRGRPRLLATIAVLGVAAAALTWFIPIDALIVARTETSDSTADRLSLYAEVLHRIVGSPLLGFGAPTTVDTTSAPAPVGTQGQLWMVLYSNGIPALAVFLGWFLLVVRAGLRLTSQAGLWLSAVPLIALVQLPFYGLNYQNLSVLFLVAGAIAAAAPRARPAVDRPAGPRTLVPAGSR, translated from the coding sequence GTGTCTGAGTACGCCACCCCGCCGGGTGCCTCGTCGCCGCCTCCCGCCGCGTTCCCGCCCCGCCGCGCGGCGCTGCCCGCCTGGCCGCTGGTGCTGATGTTCGGGCTGGTCCCGGTGTGGTGGCTGGCCGGCGCGTTCTACCTGCTGTGGCCGGTGTTCGGGCTGCTGCTGGCCGGGCTGCTGGCGGCCCGTGGTGGGGTCCGGCTGCCCGGCTGGGCGCCGGTCTGGCTGCTGTTCTGCGCGATCGCGGCGCTGAGCCTGGTGGAGGTCGCCCGGGTCACCGAGGCGGAGACCGCGCTGCTGCGGCTGGCGTTCTACCTGACGGCGCTCGTCGCCGGCGTCTACGCGTACACGCTGGCGCGGGAGCGCGGTACCGGCGTGCTGTGGCTGCCGCTGATGCTGTTCTGGGCGTCGCTGGTGTCGCTCGGCTGGGTCGGCGTGCTCGCGCCCGGCCTGGCGTTCGCCACGCCGGTCGAGCGGTTGCTGCCGCATGGACTGGCCGCTGCCCCGTACGTGCACGACATGGTGCACGCCAGCGGCGCCGAGCTGCGCGCGGACGGGGTGTCGACGCTGCGCCCGTCCGCGCCGTTCCCGTACACGAACCTGTGGGGGAGCTGCTTCGCGATCCTGCTGCCGGTGGCCCTGGGGTGCGTGGCGTCGATCCGGCCGGGATGGCCGCGGCGGCTGCTGATCCTGTCGGTACCGCTGGCGTTGCCGCCGGCGTTCCTGACCCTGAACCGGGGCATGTTCGTCAGCCTCGGCATCGGGCTGGTGTTCGTCGCGCTGCGGGCGGTACGGCGGGGCCGGCCGCGGCTGCTCGCGACCATCGCCGTGCTCGGGGTCGCCGCGGCGGCGCTGACCTGGTTCATCCCGATCGACGCGCTGATCGTGGCGCGCACCGAGACCAGTGACAGCACCGCCGACCGGCTCAGCCTGTACGCCGAGGTGCTGCACCGCATCGTCGGCTCGCCGCTGCTCGGCTTCGGCGCGCCCACCACCGTCGACACCACCAGCGCGCCGGCCCCGGTCGGCACGCAGGGCCAGCTGTGGATGGTGTTGTACAGCAACGGGATCCCGGCGCTGGCGGTGTTCCTCGGCTGGTTCCTGCTGGTGGTTCGGGCCGGGCTGCGGCTGACCAGCCAGGCCGGGCTGTGGCTGTCCGCGGTGCCGCTGATCGCGCTGGTCCAGCTGCCGTTCTACGGCCTCAACTACCAGAACCTGTCGGTACTGTTCCTGGTCGCCGGCGCGATCGCCGCCGCCGCACCGCGGGCCCGTCCCGCCGTCGACCGGCCCGCCGGCCCGCGCACCCTGGTACCGGCGGGGTCCCGGTGA
- a CDS encoding Wzz/FepE/Etk N-terminal domain-containing protein gives MTLTQLLAVPRRRWRWVLACALLGVLAVAGYLVLLPATYTATAVVTVRAVVTDPFSYPGPGADRAVNMNVETGIATGSQVADAVAKATGRSRAAVDDALTVEVPVGGQVLRFQYVAGSSADAIRGSNTAASAYLRVRRDDYRDQQRRRLAAYDATLKKLNSKLDAAQKAARKDGELGQNGSTGNDTTRALNDQISTVTERRADVAAIDLTPGTLTGPAAAPVPSNHDRPLLYALAGLLGGALLGAAASFVRESTDRRVRGAADATNAAAAPLLGVVRRGNRTPARARHADVDHVALAVARLGADGRPVMLLSARDDEGRADLSADVVVALAGFGREVYLGDVVGTGSELCARVRGASTSRPRDSVRVDPAADANAPARDRLSASRAGRAGAQRTGTDAAVEAAADLTDTVQLPAMRLAEGGTDRAAVRVPVNGTPRRIVSVRADSDDALSARPIPVVPVGRGAVAVGPAGAAPHDDGLVLFDAPPLDDDARGVRMLEDAAAVLVAVPHRTRLAELRRAADRLAAAGCPASGVVLVRGRT, from the coding sequence ATGACCCTGACCCAGCTGCTGGCCGTACCGCGGCGGCGCTGGCGCTGGGTGCTGGCCTGCGCGCTGCTCGGCGTGCTGGCGGTCGCCGGCTACCTCGTCCTGCTGCCGGCCACGTACACCGCGACGGCGGTGGTGACGGTGCGCGCCGTGGTCACCGACCCGTTCAGCTATCCCGGTCCCGGCGCCGACCGCGCGGTCAACATGAACGTGGAGACCGGCATCGCGACCGGCAGCCAGGTCGCCGACGCGGTGGCGAAGGCGACCGGGCGCAGCCGGGCCGCGGTCGACGACGCGCTGACCGTCGAGGTACCCGTCGGCGGCCAGGTGCTGCGCTTCCAGTACGTGGCGGGCAGCTCGGCCGACGCGATCCGCGGCAGCAACACCGCGGCCAGCGCCTACCTGCGGGTACGCCGGGACGACTACCGGGATCAGCAGCGGCGCCGGCTCGCCGCGTACGACGCCACGCTCAAGAAGCTGAACAGCAAGCTGGACGCGGCGCAGAAGGCGGCGCGCAAGGACGGCGAGCTCGGCCAGAACGGCAGTACCGGCAACGACACGACCCGCGCGCTCAACGACCAGATCAGTACCGTCACCGAGCGGCGCGCGGACGTGGCCGCGATCGACCTGACGCCGGGCACGCTGACCGGGCCGGCGGCGGCGCCGGTGCCGTCCAACCACGACCGGCCGCTGCTGTACGCGCTGGCCGGGCTGCTCGGTGGTGCGCTGCTCGGCGCGGCAGCGAGCTTCGTCCGGGAGTCCACCGACCGCCGGGTCCGGGGCGCCGCGGACGCCACGAACGCCGCGGCGGCGCCGCTGCTCGGCGTGGTACGGCGGGGAAACCGGACGCCGGCCCGCGCCCGGCACGCCGACGTGGACCACGTGGCGCTCGCGGTGGCCCGGCTCGGCGCCGACGGCCGGCCGGTGATGCTGCTGTCGGCCCGGGACGACGAGGGCCGGGCCGACCTGTCCGCCGACGTCGTGGTGGCACTGGCCGGCTTCGGCCGCGAGGTCTACCTGGGCGACGTGGTCGGCACCGGCAGCGAGCTGTGCGCCCGGGTGCGCGGCGCGTCCACCAGCCGGCCGCGGGATTCGGTCCGGGTCGACCCGGCCGCCGACGCGAACGCCCCGGCGCGGGACCGGCTCTCGGCTTCGCGCGCCGGCCGGGCCGGCGCCCAGCGCACCGGTACCGACGCCGCCGTCGAGGCAGCCGCGGACCTCACGGACACGGTGCAGCTGCCGGCGATGCGGCTGGCCGAGGGCGGCACCGACCGGGCCGCCGTGCGGGTGCCGGTCAACGGCACCCCGCGACGCATCGTCAGCGTCCGTGCGGACTCCGACGACGCGCTGAGTGCCCGGCCGATCCCGGTGGTACCGGTCGGCAGGGGCGCGGTGGCCGTCGGCCCGGCCGGCGCCGCACCGCACGACGACGGGCTGGTGCTGTTCGACGCGCCGCCGCTGGACGACGACGCCCGTGGCGTCCGGATGCTCGAGGACGCGGCGGCCGTGCTGGTGGCCGTGCCGCACCGGACCCGGCTGGCCGAACTGCGGCGCGCCGCGGACCGGCTGGCCGCGGCCGGCTGCCCGGCGTCCGGCGTGGTGTTGGTGCGGGGTCGGACGTGA
- a CDS encoding glycosyltransferase family 2 protein translates to MTAHPPVSVVIATCDRPGKLERAVRAVLDQDYPGTVQCLVVYDGVEVRPLAVEVPPGRELVHLANARTPGLPGGRNTGCDHATGELLAFCDDDDRWAPDKLRRQVETLRADPAGTAVTCGVRLEGPGIDRDRPGPTRPVTLDDLLADRIMEVHPSTLLVPRSTVAAAGPVDEDIPGGYAEDYEWLLRIAALGPIAVVPAPLVVVEWHGGSFFFGRWTTIVDALRYLLDRHPEFARSKHGTARIRGQIAFALAASGRRREALRELRIVARLNPAEKRIAATMPVLTGLVSGERVLALAQSRGRGV, encoded by the coding sequence GTGACGGCGCACCCGCCGGTCAGCGTGGTGATCGCCACCTGCGACCGGCCCGGCAAGCTGGAGCGGGCGGTCCGGGCGGTGCTCGACCAGGACTACCCGGGCACCGTGCAGTGCCTCGTGGTGTACGACGGGGTCGAGGTCCGGCCGCTCGCCGTCGAGGTGCCGCCGGGCCGGGAACTGGTGCACCTGGCCAACGCCCGGACCCCGGGGCTGCCCGGCGGTCGCAACACCGGCTGCGACCACGCGACCGGTGAGCTGCTGGCGTTCTGCGACGACGACGACCGCTGGGCGCCGGACAAGCTGCGTCGCCAGGTCGAGACGCTGCGCGCCGACCCGGCCGGTACCGCGGTCACCTGCGGGGTGCGGCTGGAAGGCCCCGGCATCGACCGGGACCGCCCCGGCCCGACCCGGCCGGTCACCCTGGACGACCTGCTCGCCGACCGGATCATGGAGGTGCACCCGTCCACCCTGCTGGTCCCGCGCTCGACCGTCGCCGCGGCCGGTCCGGTCGACGAGGACATCCCCGGCGGGTACGCCGAGGACTACGAGTGGCTGCTGCGGATCGCCGCCCTGGGGCCGATCGCCGTGGTGCCGGCGCCGCTGGTGGTGGTCGAGTGGCACGGCGGGTCGTTCTTCTTCGGCCGCTGGACCACGATCGTCGACGCGTTGCGCTACCTGCTCGACCGGCACCCGGAGTTCGCCCGCAGCAAGCACGGCACCGCCCGGATCCGGGGCCAGATCGCGTTCGCGCTGGCCGCGTCCGGCCGGCGCCGGGAGGCGCTGCGCGAGCTGCGCATCGTGGCCCGGCTCAACCCGGCGGAGAAGCGGATCGCCGCGACCATGCCGGTACTGACCGGGCTGGTGTCGGGGGAGCGGGTGCTGGCGCTGGCGCAGTCGCGGGGGCGGGGTGTCTGA
- a CDS encoding glycoside hydrolase family 26 protein: MLLLVAAGCGDQPAAGGRPGAAPRTAVSGHRAPEDTSVRPTPSGSQRCGVDANLAPRCGAWLGIWPRTTASGTKSTDLRGNLAGIERRLGQPITLVSRYYGWNQLPADATDQAWRDSDHLVLMDLRARDFGTDRYVSWASIAAGDHDAYLRRVGERLAGYRAPVLFSFNQEPEQELERGTSVAGTAREFAAAYRHVHDVVVAAGARNVRWVWWVMGSMGHTAWYPDLYPGDRYVDWVSYDPYDFNTCHHTGYRTPAQAVLPFLHWLSGSGLGDGKPVLLSEFGSNGAARGDWYRGVGELVRKTPRIRGLVAFDSSVAGCDTRVTASDDNWSGFRSIATDPYFRPSYHQGSR; this comes from the coding sequence ATGTTGCTGCTGGTGGCGGCCGGCTGCGGCGACCAGCCGGCGGCGGGTGGCCGGCCCGGCGCCGCGCCGCGCACCGCGGTGTCCGGTCATCGCGCGCCGGAGGACACCTCCGTGCGCCCGACGCCGTCCGGCTCGCAGCGCTGCGGTGTCGACGCGAACCTCGCCCCGCGCTGCGGGGCGTGGCTGGGGATCTGGCCGCGGACCACCGCGTCCGGCACGAAGAGCACCGACCTGCGCGGCAACCTGGCCGGCATCGAGCGGCGGCTGGGCCAGCCGATCACGCTGGTCAGCCGGTACTACGGGTGGAACCAGCTGCCGGCGGACGCCACCGACCAGGCGTGGCGCGACTCCGACCACCTGGTCCTGATGGACCTGCGCGCCCGCGACTTCGGCACCGACCGGTACGTGTCGTGGGCCTCGATCGCGGCCGGTGACCACGACGCGTACCTGCGACGGGTGGGTGAGCGGCTGGCCGGCTACCGCGCGCCGGTGCTGTTCTCGTTCAACCAGGAGCCGGAGCAGGAGCTGGAGCGGGGTACCTCGGTGGCGGGGACCGCGCGCGAGTTCGCCGCCGCGTACCGGCACGTGCACGACGTGGTGGTCGCGGCGGGCGCGCGCAACGTGCGCTGGGTGTGGTGGGTGATGGGGTCGATGGGGCACACCGCCTGGTACCCCGACCTGTACCCGGGCGACCGGTACGTGGACTGGGTCAGCTACGACCCGTACGACTTCAACACCTGCCACCACACCGGATACCGGACGCCCGCGCAGGCGGTGCTGCCGTTCCTGCACTGGCTCTCCGGCAGTGGGCTGGGCGACGGCAAACCGGTCCTGCTGTCGGAGTTCGGCTCGAACGGGGCGGCGCGCGGCGACTGGTACCGCGGGGTCGGCGAACTGGTGCGCAAGACGCCGCGGATCCGCGGCCTGGTCGCGTTCGACTCCTCGGTGGCCGGCTGCGACACGCGGGTCACCGCGAGCGACGACAACTGGTCCGGTTTCCGGTCGATCGCGACCGACCCGTACTTTCGCCCGTCCTACCACCAGGGTTCCCGCTGA
- a CDS encoding sulfotransferase domain-containing protein has product MKDRVKELTPAPVTGGLKRALVRYGQATASRRPLPDFLIIGTKRGGTTSLWNYLLRHPGVPHLFPAWNTKTSHYFEENWPRGVDWYRSHFPTERQRAAQSDRYGGPVRAGEAAPLYMFHPLAPQRVHELMPRVRLIVLLRDPVERAYSHWKERRTEGHEPLDFAAALAAEPARTAGERGRLIADENYFSEPYDWHTYRARGRYLEHLEPWLDRFERGQLLVLPSESLYREPAASYRRVLEFVGLPHFDPGEFRVYNDRRSAPMDPAVRAELTEYFRPYNRALAERLGIDFDWAS; this is encoded by the coding sequence ATCAAGGACCGGGTCAAGGAACTCACCCCGGCGCCGGTGACCGGCGGGCTCAAGCGAGCCCTGGTGCGGTACGGGCAGGCCACCGCGTCCCGCCGCCCGCTGCCGGACTTCCTGATCATCGGGACCAAGCGCGGCGGTACCACCTCGCTGTGGAACTACCTGCTGCGCCATCCCGGGGTACCGCACCTGTTTCCGGCCTGGAACACCAAGACCTCGCACTACTTCGAGGAGAACTGGCCGCGCGGCGTCGACTGGTACCGGTCGCACTTCCCGACCGAGCGGCAGCGGGCGGCGCAGTCGGACCGCTACGGTGGCCCGGTGCGCGCCGGTGAGGCGGCGCCGCTGTACATGTTCCATCCCCTTGCGCCGCAACGGGTGCACGAGCTGATGCCGCGGGTACGGCTGATCGTGCTGCTGCGCGATCCGGTGGAACGGGCCTACTCGCACTGGAAGGAGCGGCGCACCGAGGGGCACGAGCCGCTCGACTTCGCCGCCGCGCTCGCCGCCGAACCGGCCCGTACCGCGGGGGAGCGGGGCCGGCTGATCGCCGACGAGAACTACTTCAGCGAGCCGTACGACTGGCACACCTACCGGGCCCGCGGCCGGTACCTGGAGCACCTGGAGCCGTGGCTGGACCGGTTCGAGCGCGGCCAGCTGCTGGTCCTGCCCAGCGAGTCGCTGTACCGGGAGCCGGCCGCGAGCTACCGCCGGGTGCTGGAGTTCGTCGGCCTGCCGCACTTCGACCCGGGCGAGTTCCGGGTGTACAACGACCGCCGCTCGGCGCCGATGGACCCGGCCGTGCGCGCCGAGCTGACCGAGTACTTCCGGCCGTACAACCGGGCGCTGGCCGAGCGGCTCGGGATCGACTTCGACTGGGCCAGCTGA
- a CDS encoding GT-D fold domain-containing glycosyltransferase, protein MIDKARRALRRIVTPLQGIERNTARLPKAIADQHARDRKVLQKILTELQEQRQYLEIFRLAMTGPILDDVESVVEPRQLGFLETLAEIRKNRLSFARFGDGELRMMLRPDYTLRFQRNSPELRQALRALLTEPRYRDEPNLLLGLPFPYGVRHWSGVWADIWPQLRPLVADLDRFGTTHVSRPVFFSYTRDAGVAAWRSVWADRRICVITGENSRFTLLPALFDNVADATFLHSTPRDAFDDVPRLVAEAMDHDAELFLIALGPAGSVLAAELALRGRWALDVGHISDSYQVEYEDGDWPERKAIVSASPQ, encoded by the coding sequence GTGATCGACAAGGCGCGACGCGCACTGCGCCGAATCGTGACGCCGTTGCAGGGGATCGAACGCAACACCGCGCGGCTGCCCAAGGCCATCGCGGACCAGCACGCCAGGGACCGCAAGGTGCTGCAGAAGATCCTGACCGAGTTGCAGGAGCAGCGCCAGTACCTGGAGATCTTCCGGCTGGCGATGACGGGACCGATCCTGGACGACGTCGAGTCGGTCGTCGAGCCCCGGCAGCTGGGCTTCCTGGAAACGCTGGCGGAGATCCGGAAGAACCGGCTCAGCTTCGCCCGGTTCGGCGACGGCGAGCTGCGGATGATGCTGCGGCCGGACTACACGCTGCGGTTCCAGCGCAACTCGCCCGAGCTGCGGCAGGCGCTGCGGGCACTGCTGACCGAGCCGCGGTACCGGGACGAGCCGAACCTGCTGCTCGGCCTGCCCTTCCCGTACGGGGTGCGGCACTGGTCCGGGGTCTGGGCCGACATCTGGCCGCAGCTGCGACCGCTGGTGGCCGACCTCGACCGGTTCGGTACCACGCACGTGAGCCGGCCGGTGTTCTTCAGCTACACGCGCGACGCGGGGGTCGCGGCGTGGCGGTCGGTCTGGGCCGACCGCCGGATCTGCGTGATCACCGGCGAGAACTCGCGGTTCACCCTGCTGCCGGCGCTGTTCGACAACGTGGCGGACGCGACGTTCCTGCACTCGACGCCGCGGGACGCGTTCGACGACGTACCCCGGCTGGTGGCCGAGGCGATGGACCACGACGCCGAGCTGTTCCTCATCGCGCTCGGCCCGGCCGGCAGCGTGCTCGCCGCCGAACTGGCGCTTCGCGGCCGGTGGGCGCTGGACGTGGGGCACATCAGCGACAGCTACCAGGTGGAGTACGAGGACGGCGACTGGCCGGAGCGCAAGGCGATCGTCTCGGCTTCCCCGCAGTGA